From Lactobacillus sp. PV012:
GTATGGGATTATTAGTGTAATTGTAAAAGGAGCTTTAAAAAATAAATCTAAATTGGGTGGTGCAACCTTAAATTTTTCTTATGGAACTTACGTAATTAATACAAATTTTAAAGGAATAAGTAATCTAAGAGCTTTTAAAAATACTAATCAATTTGATAATTTATATCTTGATGTGATAAAAAATGCCTCAGCTGCTTATCTTTTAGACTTAATAAGCCATGCTTTTATTGAGTATGAAAATGTAGGAAAGTTTTATGGATTAATTCTGGAAGCTTTAAAGGCAATTGATTTAGGTAAAGATCCTCAAATTATTACTCAATTAGTGCAGTTGCAGTTACTTGAAGCTTATGGAGTAAAGCCAAATTTTGAAGAATGTGTTATTTGTCATAAAAGACAAGGTAAATTTGATTATTCTTTAGAATTAGGAGGAATTATCTGTAGTGACCATTTTGAAAAAGTTTCGCAAAGAATGAATTTGCCAGCAAAGCTTGTAAGTTTACTACGCACTTTAATGCTAGTAGATATTAAACGAATTGGGAAAATCAATATTGATCCATATTTAAAAAAACAGACTCAAGGCGTAATTGATCGAATTTATCAAAATTATCTTGACTTGAATTTAAAATCTAAAAAGGTTCTTCAAGAATTAGAAGTCTTTTAAAGTAAGTCTAGGTAAGAGAACTAGTAATTTTTTGCAATTAGTGCTAAAATATATAAACGGATAATTGGCGATTATAAAGGATAAAAAAGTACTAGAACAGCGAATGTGGATAGTGAGAGCACAACTAGGAAAGGCACCTTTTAGCCAAATTAATTAAGAGCAGGGAGAATACTCCCTGAATTAGGGTGGAACCGCGAACCAATCGTCCCTATGCAAATTTTTGCATAGGCTTTTTTTATAGCCTATGATGTGAGGAGAATACATATGTCAGAAAAACTGAATATTCAGAATATGATTTTTAAATTAGAACAATTCTGGGCCTCTAAAGGTTGTATGATTATGCCATCATATGATGAACAAAAAGGTGCAGGGACAATGAGTCCATACACTTTTTTACGTGCCGTTGGTCCAGAACCTTGGAAGGCATGTTACGTTGAACCTTCAAGACGACCAGCAGATGGTCGCTATGGTGATAACCCTAATCGTTTATATCAACACCATCAGTTTCAGGTAGTTATGAAACCAGCGCCAAAGGAAATTCAACAATACTATCTAGATAGTTTAAGAGTGTTAGGAATTGAGCCATTAGAACACGATATTCGTTTTGTTGAAGATAACTGGGCAAACCCATCAATGGGATGTGCTGGTGTTGGTTGGGAAGTATGGCTTGATGGAATGGAAGTTTCCCAGTTCACTTACTTCCAAGTAGTTGGAGAACTTGAAGTTAAACCAACAATGAGTGAAATTACTTATGGTGTAGAACGCTTAGCTTCATATATTCAAGATGTTAACTCTGTATTTGACCTTGAATGGGGAGATGGGGTTTTATATCGTGATATCTTTAAACAACCAGAATATGAACATTCTAAATATGCTTTTGAAGAAAGTAATCAAGAGCAATTACTTAAGGCATTTGATGATTACGAAGCAACTGCAAAGCAGCTATTAAGTAAGAACTTGATCCATCCTGCTTATGATTACATTTTAAAGTCTAGTCATACTTTTAACTTGTTAGATGCCCGGGGAGCTGTTTCTGTAACTGAACGTGCAGGATACCTTTCACGAATTAGAAACTTAGCTCATCTTGCTGCAAAGGGATTTGTAGAAGAGCGTGAAAAGCGTGGTTTCCCACTATTAAAGCATCAAGAAAACAAAGAAAAGGTGGCAAATAATGACTAAAGATTACTTATTTGAAGTTGGTATTGAAGAAATGCCAGCTCATGTTGTTTCAAAGAGTGTAAAACAATTAGCTGATAAAACAAAAAAATTTTTAAAAGAAAATGGATTATCTTTTACTGATATTAAGACTTTTTCAACTCCACGCCGTCTTACAATTTTAGTAAAAGATTTGGCCGAACAACAAGAAAACATTGATGAGGTTAAAAAAGGTCCAGCTAAAAAGATTGCACAAGATAGTGATGGAAACTGGACAAAAGCAGCCCAAGGTTTTGCACGTGGTCAAGGAATGACAACAGATGATATTTATTTTGAAGAACTAAAAGGCACAGAATATGCCTATGTACACGTACAAAAAGAAGGTAAAAAAGCTAGTAATATATTGATGGGGATGAGTGATATTGTTAAAAGTATGACTTTCCCTACTAAGATGCGTTGGGGTGCAAGCGGTGATTTTGAGTTTGTACGTCCAATTCATTGGATGGTGTCACTTTTTGGCAGTGAAGTTGTACCAGTTAAGTTACTTGATATTGAAGCAGGTAGAAAGACTCAAGGACACCGTTTCTTAGGAGATAGTGTAGTATTAGCAAATTCTAGTGACTATGAAGAAGCTTTAAAGAGTCAATATGTAATTGCTAATGCGGCTGAACGTAAAGAAATGATTGTCCGTCAAATTGAAGAACTAGCTGCACATCATAACTGGAAAGTAAAATTAGATAAAAGTTTACTTGAAGAAGTTACTAACTTAGTTGAATATCCAACTGTTTTTGCTGGAAGTTTCGATGAAAAATATTTAAACATTCCAGATGAAGTTTTGATCACTTCAATGAAAGATAACCAACGTTACTTTGAAGTATACGATGAAAATGGTAAGTTAATTAACTACTTTATTTCAGTTAGAAATGGGAACAGCGAATATCTTGATAACGTAATTTCAGGTAATGAAAAAGTTTTAGTTGCTCGTTTAGATGATGCACAATTCTTCTATGATGAAGATAAGAAATACCCACTTTCTCATTTTGTAGATAAGTTAGCTAATGTTTCTTTCCACGATAAAATTGGTTCAATGTCTGAACATATGACAAGAGTAAAAGAAATTGGAAATTATCTTGCTAAGCAATTTAATTTATCTGATGAAGTGGTTAAAGATTTTAATCGTGCAGCGGATATTTACAAGTTTGATCTTGTGAGTTCAATGGTAGGAGAATTTGCAGAATTACAAGGGATCATGGGTACTCACTATGCTAAATTGGCTGGTGAAAATGAAGCTGTAGCAAATGCAATTAAAGAAAGTTACATGCCAATTAGTGCAGAGGGAGAATTACCTACAAGCGAAGTTGGAGCACTTTTGTCAATTGCTGAAAAATTAGATACGATCATTGCCTTCTTTGGGGCAGGGATGATTCCAACTTCCTCTAATGACCCATATGCTTTAAGAAGAAGTGCCTACGGAATTGTTAGAATTCTTTTGAATGAAGATTGGTCACTTTCTATTAAAAAAGTTTTACCAGAAATAATTACTTTAATTGCTGGTAAAACTCCTGCTAAACTACCTAAATCAGATGAACAAGAAAGTGAAATTGCTGATTTTATTCGTGACCGTGTAAAACAATTTTTACAAAGTAATGACTATAAATATGATGTTGTGGATGCAGTGTTAGCTTCTAGTCAACAAGATCCAATGCAAATTGTGGCAGCTGCTAAAACCCTTCAAAAGCATCACGATGATGATGATTTCAAACCAGTTGTTGAAAGTTTAACTAGAATTACCAATATTTTAAAGAAGGCAGAATTAGGTAATGATTCAGAAGTAAATGCAGATTTATTTACTTCTGATAGTGAAAAAGAACTTTTTGCAGGGGTTGAAAATTTACAAAATGATGATTTAGCAATTGACGAATTATATCAGGGATTTGTAGATTTGCAACCGGTTATCAATGATTATTTTGAAAGTAATATGATTTTAGATAAAGATGAAAAGGTTAAGAATAATCGCTTGACCCAATTGCAAAAAGTAAATGACTTAGCTAGTCGCATGGGTGATTTAAGTAAACTAGTAATTAAGTAGAAAAGAGTCAGGCAATGGCAGGCCGTATTCCAGAAGAATTAATTAATGAAGTAAGAAATTCGGTAAATATTGTTAATGTCATTGGACAGTATGTATCTTTAGAAAAAAAAGGCAAAGATTACATCGGCTTATGTCCTTTCCACCAAGAAAAAACTCCTTCATTCACGGTAAATGAAGAAAAGCAATTTTTTAAGTGTTTTGGATGTGGGAAGGGTGGAAATGTATTCAAGTTTATCATGGAAAAAGAACATTTGAATTTTCCAGAGAGTGTTCGTATAGTTGCTCAAACTGCTAATATTCCTTTACCTGAAACACAAGGGTCACGTGCCTATACTTTAAGCCCTTTAAAACAAATGTATAAAGATACTGCTGAATTTTATAATTTTGTTTTAGTAGATACTCAATTAGGTGAACGAGGCCGACAATACGCACAAAAGCGTGATTTAGATGATGAAATTATCGAACATTTCAAGATTGGGTATGCACCAGAAAGACCAAATGATCTTTTTAAATATTTAAGTAAAAAATATGACGAACAATTATTAAGTCAAAGTGGACTTTTTGTTCAAGGCGAAGATGGGGCTTTATATGATCGCTTTCGTGATCGCTTAATGTTTCCATTAGGGGATGAGGCTGGATACACTGTAGGATTTTCAGGGAGAAGAATCTCTGAAAATAAAGAAATAGCTAAGTATGTGAATTCACCTGAAACGAAAATTTTTAATAAATCGAAGTTGCTCTTCCATTTTTCTGAGGCTAAAAAAGAAGCCCGTAGTAAACAAAAAAATGAGTCACAGTTAATTTTATATGAAGGATATATGGATGTGATTGCTGCCTATAAAGCAGGAGTTAAAACAGGGATTGCATCGATGGGAACAAGCTTAACCGATAGTCAGGTTTCTCTGATTAAACAAGTAACTCCAAATATTATCATTAATTATGATGGTGATAGTGCAGGGGTGCATGCAAGTGAGCGAGCAATCAAAATGTTTGCTAGTAAAAAGCAAGTAAATCCATATGCATCTTCAAATGATGAACGCAACTTAAGTGTGGTAAGTTTACCAGATGGGATGGACCCAGATGAATATGTAAAAAAATACAGTGCCAAAGCTTATCGACAAGCGTTAAGTAATGCTCAACCAGCAATTGATTTTTTGCTGAGCCGGCTTGCTAAAAGGTATGATCTTACTAATACAAATGAAAAAGAAAAATTTGCCAGAGCGGCAATTTCATTAATTGTTCAGGCTACAGATGATTCTTTAAAACAAGGCTACTACCTTAATGAAATTGCTAAAAAGACAGAAATTTCTGTCGATTTATTAAAACCAGAGTGGAATCGGCAACAAATTGCACGTAATCGGGTAAATAGAAAAATTTTTCGAAATACCCTTAGTCAGTCGCGCAGACTCGATGATGAGCAGGTTACTTCTCCTGCGGTTGAAGAACAAGTTGATAAAAATGTTGTCTTAGATAGATTATTGTATTTATTTATCCATTCAAATAAAGCTCGAGATTTAATTTTGAGTAAACATTTCTTATTTCCGGTAGAAAGTTATGCACGCTTGGAAGAACAATGGCTCCAGTTTCAAGAAACGCATCAGAATCCTAATGTAGAAAGTTTTGTGGATTTTGTATCACCAACCAATTTAAGTACAATAGTTACTAATTTTGAAATGAATCAAATGCCACCAATTGAAGATGAGACCTTGGAACAAGAAATTGATGATTTGATCCAAGCAGTTAATGCAGAAAAGTTAGATAATGAGCTTAAAAAGTTAAAAGAAGAAATTGAAGATGCAATTCAAAAGAATGATAATAATAAAGTATTGCAACTCTCAAAAAAAATTATAAATTTACGTAGAACAGAAAAAGAAGGAGGATTACTTTAATATGGCAGAAAAAAAGACTACAACTCAAGAACAACCAAGTCTCGATAAAGTAGTAAAAGAAGTTGTCAAAGAAGTAAAGAAAGATAAGCAGATCGTTGATACAGACTTTACTGCACGCTTAATTACTCCTTATCATTTAGAAGGAAAAGCAGTTGATCAGTTAGTTCAAGAATTTGAAGATAACGGGATCTCAATTGTTGATGAAAAGGGTGAACCTTCTAAGTTAGCATTAAAGAAACAAAAAGATGTTGAAAAAGCTGAATTAAAAGATATGTCAGCTCCATCTAGTGTTCGAATGAATGATCCAGTAAGAATGTACTTAAAGGAAATTGGTCGTGTTTCTCTTTTAAGTGCAGACGAAGAAATTGCATTAGCAAAGAGAATTGAAGATGGTGACGAAGAAGCAAAGCAGGAGTTAGCAGAAGCCAATTTACGTTTGGTAGTTTCAATTGCTAAAAGATATGTTGGACGTGGAATGTCATTTTTGGATTTAATCCAAGAAGGTAACATGGGATTAATGAAAGCAGTAGATAAGTTCGACTATCGATTAGGATTTAAGTTTTCTACTTATGCAACTTGGTGGATTCGTCAAGCCATAACTCGTGCAATTGCTGATCAAGCACGGACAATTCGTATTCCTGTTCATATGGTAGAAACAATTAATAAATTAATTCGTATTCAACGTCAATTGCTTCAAGATTTGGGGCGTGAACCAACGCCAGAAGAAATTGGTGCTGAAATGGATATGCCAACAGATAAAGTAAGAGAGATTTTGAAAATTGCCCAAGAACCTGTATCAATGGAAACACCAATTGGGGAAGAAGATGATTCTCATTTAGGAGACTTTATCGAAGATAAAGATGCAACAAGCCCTGAGCAACATGCTTCATATGAACTTTTAAAAGAACAGTTGGAAGGAGTACTTGATACTTTAACTGACCGTGAAGAAAATGTATTGCGTTTACGTTTTGGCCTGGATGATGGACGTACTAGAACATTGGAAGAAGTAGGACGAGTATTTGGTGTTACTCGTGAACGTATTCGTCAGATTGAAGCTAAAGCTTTACGTAAATTACGTCACCCAAGTCGGTCAAATCAATTAAGAGACTTTTTAGATTAATAGTTAAGTTAAAAGGAGGAAGAAGAAAATTCTTTCTTCTTTTTCTTTTGTAAAATTTTAGTAAACTAGTATTAGAAGACTTACAAGTAGAAGGGAAAATAAAATATGGAAGAAAGATTAGGACATCTAGCAGAAATGGTGGATCAGGATGCAAGATTAGCTGATATTGGAACGGATCATGCGTACTTACCAATTGAACTTATTAAACGAAAAAAGATTGATTTTGCAATTGCTAGTGATGTTGCTAAAGGGCCGCTTGAAAATGCAAAAAAAGATATTGCTGAAGCTGGATTACAGGGAAAAATTGAAACTAGATTAGGATCTGGATTAGAAACTTTAACAGATGATGATAATTTAGATACAATAGTAATTGCAGGGATGGGTGGAAAGCTGATGACAGATTTACTGGAACAGGCTAAAAATTCAAAGAAACTCTATCCAACTTTAATCTTAGAACCTAATGTCGGTGAACCAGGAGTTAGAAGTTGGCTAGTTGATAATCAATATAAGATAGTAAAAGAAGAAATTATTGAAGTCAGTGGCCACATTTATGAATTAATTAAAGCTACCTTGCAAGAGAAAAAAGTTCCCCTCTCGGAAATGGAGATACAATTTGGTCCGGAATTATTAAAGGAAAAGAATTCAGTTTTTACAAAAAAATGGACCAATCAGTTAAAATACCAAACCCAATTATTGAGTAATCTCAATAAAGCAAAAGTTAAGGCAAATGATAGAATAAAAGAAACAGAAAAATTAATAGCAGAAATTAAGGAAGTATTATAACAATGACCCAAGTCAGAGATATTGTAAAACAGTTACAAGAAGTTTTCCCAGAAGATATTGCTAGTAAGGGAGACCCTGTTGGAATTCAAATTGGTTCTTTAAGTCAGAAAGTAACCAAAGTGATGACTACGCTTGATGTACGACCACAGGTAGTAGAAGAAGCAGTAGAAAACAATGTAGATTTTATTGTGAGTCATCATCCAGTAATTTTTCGTCCAGCTCGTAATTTAGATTATGCTGATCCGCAAAATGCAATGTATGCCAATATTATTAAAAACGGAATTACAATTTATTCAATTCATACGAATTCAGATAAAGCAAAGAACGGTTCTTCTCAATGGGAAGCAGAGGAATTAGGGTTAGAAAATATTGAACCATTTGCTCCTGATGCCGATGGCATTGCAATTGGACGTAAGGGAAAATTACCCCATAAGATGACGGCCTATGATTTTGCCTACTATGTTAAAAATAAAATGAATTTAAAAATGGCGCGACTAATCACACCAAGTAATGAAAAAGAAATTTCAACTGTCGGATTAATTTGTGGAGATGGAGGAAAATTCTGGAAACGTGCTGTTGAAGAGGAAGTAGATGCCTTTGTAACTGGTGATATCTATTATCATGTTGGTCATGACATCATTTCTTCAGGTTTAACAGTAGTGGATCCAGGCCATTATAGTGAAAAGCTATTTAAATATAAGGTAGCTGAATTATTAGAAAAATGGAATAAAGAGAAAAGTTGGAAAACTGAAGTTATTATTTCAGAAGTTTCAACAAATCCATTTCAAGATTTATTTTAAAGAGGTAATATAAAATGACAGAATATCCAACCCTTTTACCACGTTTTTTAAAGTACGTTCAAATAAATTCACGTTCAGATGAGAACTCTACAACTGTTCCCTCTACCAAACGAGAAAAAGATTTTCAAAAAGATGTTTTAATGAAGGAATTGATGGACTTAGGTCTAAAAGATGTTCACTACAATGAAAAAAGTGGCTGTGTCATTGCAACTATTCCTTCAAATATTGACTATAAAGTTCCAGTTTTTGGCTTACTAGCACATAGTGATACGGCAGATTTTAATTCAGTAAATGTTAAACCTCAAATTACTAAAAATTATGATGGAAAATCTAAGATCCGTTTAGGGGAATCAGAATTTTATTTAGATCCAGAAGTTTTTCCTCATTTAAAAAACTACAAGGGTCAAACTATCATCTCAGCATCAGGTGATACTTTACTTGGTGGGGATGACAAATGTGGAATTTCTGAAATTATGACTTTTGCGGAATATTTGATGACTCATCCAGAAGAAAAACATGGTGAAATTAGAATTGCTTTCACTCCAGATGAAGAAATTGGTACTGGAGCACAACATTTTGATGTAGATGAATTTAATGCAGATTTTGCATATACTGTTGATGGCGAAGCGCCGGGTAAATTAGATTGGGGAACTTTTTCTGCTGCTCAATTTAGTTTAGATATTCAAGGGGTTAACGTACACCCAGCTGTAGCAAAAGGACAAATGATTAATGCAATTCAAGTCGGAATTGATTTTCAAAATTCTTTACCTCAGAATGAAGTACCCGAAAAAACTGATGGAAAAGAGGGATTTTTCCATTTAATGAATTTTGAAGGAACAGTTGACAGTGCTCATTTAGATTACATTATTCGTGATTTTGAACGACAAGGGCTTGAAGAACGTAAGAACTTGGTTAAAAGCATTGTTAAGAAGATGAATGAAGAGCTTGGCAGTGAAAGAATTAAGTTGAAGATGTGGGATCAATACTATAATATGGCTGATGAACTGAAGAAGCATATGGAGATTGTTGATTTGGCAAGGGATGCTTATAAAGCAGAAGGTTTAACAATAAACGAAGATCCTGTTCGCGGGGGTACAGATGGTTCTCAATTAACCTACATGGGACTCCCAACTCCAAATCTTTTTGCAGGTGAAGAAAATATGCATGGTCGTTTTGAATACACTGTTTTAGAAAGCATGTGGAAAGCCGTCGATATTTTACGTCAAATTAATAAATTAAATGTTGAAAGAAACAAGTAACAGCAGCATTTTAAAGAGGTTACCTTTGATTAAAGGTAGCCTCTTTTTTTGTTAATTTTAACTTTTAATATGAATTATGACTCATTTATGACTCAATTTTTTATAAATTTAGTTCACTAAATTGAGTATCAAATTTCTTTTGTGCTTTTTAATAATGTGATAGTAGATTCTTCTAGTGAGAGCCGAATCATGATGGCCAACTCTTTTTGAGATTAGTTCTAAAGAGTAGCCCTTTTCAGCAAGTTTTGAAATATGAGTATATCTAAATATATGAGTCCCAAATTTTCGCCTATCCAACTTTTTTCAAGTATTTGAAGAAAAAAGGCACTATGAGGGTTAAATTGCTGATCATTATAGTGGGAGTAGAATAAGAATTTAGTCCTTATTATTTTTGCTTTTTATTGCTTCCTGAGATATTTCTATTGCCTTTTAGGAAAGGGATACATTCCACAATCTAGCTGCTGTTTTAGTAGCCTCTTGGGTTATGTCAGCTTTTTTAGTTGTATAAATCATTTTTCCTGTAATTTTAGCATAAGTAATACCATCTTCGTGGTGTGGTGTGTAGAATTTAACATAATACCTCCTTAATTAAATAGCCACTACTCCTTGTTAGAAGTAGGGGCTATTTGTCTTAATCAATAAATTTGTACCAACCATTAAGTTTATCGATTACCCAAATATATTTACTACTGTTTTTAAGACCTTTGCCCCAAATTTCATGCTGCCAATGATTAGTAGGGGCGCCTACAGTTAAAATAGTTCCTTTTTTAATGATTTTATGTTTCACGGAGTGCATATAAGCTAATGGTGTTGTTAATTTTAAATGATCAGCACGAACATTTTTAGTTACTTTAACTTTACGTTTATGTGCAAAGACATATGTATTACCACTATAGCTTGATAATTTAACAAAATTATAGCCTGCTAGATAACCATCTTCTGTAAGGGTTCTATCGTTAAAGTCTCCCTCATTATTGTATTGGGGAAGATACCAATAATTAACTGAATCACTAAGAGGAAGATTGGGTCCTTTAATTCTCCAGCGACCATTAACAGATTTTAATTTAATTAATGTTCCTGATTTTAGGTATTTGATTGGAAAACTAACGCCTTTTTCTACAGAGTGAGGGAGTACTAAACATCTATCAGTTAGAACAACTGGGGTCCATTTTTTAAAATAATTTCTAGGATGTTTAGTTTCATATCCTTGCATATAAATATCTGATGATTTGTTAGCTAAAACTTTTGTAGAAGGATAAAATATACCCAATAAACAAAAGGTTAAGAAAGCAATTAAAATATTTTTATGTTTCATTATTATTCCTCTAATTATTTCAGTAATTTAGCAGTAGAAACAGATTTATAATACTTTTTAACTGAATTAGGATTTTGTAAAATCAATTGTTTAATAGTTTTTCTTTTTTTATGTATTGAAGTTGTTCTTAAGCCGCCTCCAAAATTATTATCTCCAAGATCTAGCCAAAAAGGATCTATCCCTAAGTATTGATGTCCTTTATATTTGTAATTCCAAGCTACCATCCAATGATGTTTTGTAGCATATTTGTTAACCATATTTATATAATTCATATCCCCACTTGCTCTTTGGTAGATTTTTTTACTTTGATTATACAAAGTATACGTACCATGTGGAGCATATGAGCCAAAATTAGAATAAGTAACAGTGTGAGCAGTAATTTTTAATTTTTCTAGTCTATTATCATTAAATTTATTATAAGTATACCAAGTACCACGAATAGATTTAGGTGTAGTAACTTTTTTACCACGATAATAGGCGGCATTAACTTTATTACTAGTAGTAAGTACTAAATTACTCATTAAGCTTAAGCTAGCAATAAAGGCAGTTAAAGTCTTTTTAGGTTTCAATTTAATTCCTCCAATAAATTAAGTAGGTTTAAGTTAAAAGAACTCTGTCCATTCAAAAAGCTCCAGCTGGGGCTTTTTGTAATTTAGTCATTAGCTTTCTTATTAGCTATAATATGCCAAACAAAGAATCCAACTCCAATGATTAATGCTAACCAACCCCAAATTGCTAAATCTGTATAGTCGTGAGCATTTGAAATCCCAAATAGCCATGCAATAATCATCATAACTAATCCTGCAATATCCCCACCTAAGCCTTGAGCTTTACGAGTAGCAATATAAACAATACCAGTAGCTAAAAATAGAATGGCGACAAAAACGCCGACTGAGCCACCTACATCTTTAGTATTATTCTCCATTGCATGACTTGCACCAACTGCACAGGATTGAATTAAAATAACTACTGCAAAAAGAATTTGCAAAATACCAATAACTAATTTCGTAACTTTCATTTAGTTACATCCTCCTAAAAATATTATCCCAGCTTTTTAAGTCTTCAGTTTCTGGACTATATGTATTCTGTTAATTCTTTCTTTACTAACATTGGATCTTTTATTCCAATACATCTAGCTAATTTTATATAATTGATAGTTTCGACATCATGACCTAGTGCTCTATAATAGATGATTAGTTCTTTTACTACCATAAAGCGATTTGCATTACACTCACTGCAGACTCTAGTAATGTGATTGTTTTATAATCAGTAGTTATTACTTCTTAATCATATTTATAATGCCCCAGTTCGTGTAGGACAACTCTAGTTATTTCTTTCTCAGATAATTTTGAATCAAAGCTAATCAATAATATGTCCTAATTTAGGGTTCATATCAAACTCTTTTAATTTTCTATCTATTATTTTTATTTTACTATTTAATGACTATTATTTCTATAGAATTAGCAGTTTATGGAAATGAAAGCGGGCGAGGTCTAAAAACGTGTTAAAGGAGAAAAAATAAATGAAACGTGAAAATTTAAAAGCTCTAGGCTTGCATGACGAACACATAGGTTGGCGTTCACCCTTTTGCGATAGAAGATAAAATTAATATTGCTTAAATAATCCAAGTTATTTAAAATTAAAATTATCTTTCATCTTGGAGGAATTAAAAGTGAAAGTTATTTGTGACTTTGTGTCTGTAAATTTTGGAGAAAAAGTGGATTATGATTACAAATTTTATCAGGATATTTTCAAAAGTATTACTTGCATTGGTTTTAGTGGCAGGAGCTGTTAAGTCGATTCAAATTTTAGAGCCAGCGCAACCAACGTTTGCCTCAATGGGATCGACTGGTGGAGGGTCGACCGGAGGAGGCTACTCTGGTGGAGGAGGATATTCGTCTATTGGTGATTCTAGCGATGATGACGATTCTGAGCATCCATTTATATTTTTTATATTAAGTCTCTTATTAGTTATTTATGTTGTAGGATCTAGGATTGTAGGGATTGTAAGCAGAATTTATTTTAAATTACATTTTTGCTATAGATATCGAAGTTGGAATTTAAAATACGTTTCTACTTTAATAGAGGCTAACTTATCTCTAAATGACTTTAAAAAATTCTTACGAACAAAAAACATCAAATTAAAACCTGTGCAAAGTAATGCTGATTATGATGAATTAAGTGAAGTTTATATTAGAGCCCAGTATTTATAGCCAGGATCTTCGTGAAAAATATGTAAATAAGCATTACAGTTTGCGTAATTTACTAGAATATTTAGATCCAATTTACTATCGGGTAATGAAAAAAGAAATTAAGCTTAAGGTAAGTAAATCTACGATTGATGATACGATCGTGTCGGAAGCAAAGGTTGTTTTAGTTGCTAAATTAAGTGATAACATCTGGATTACTCGTATTGATGCAGTTGGAAAAGATAAAGAAGTTCAATTTAATAAGGACTTTAATGATAGTTTTACACGTTCTAAATGGAGCGATTATGTTGTGTTTGGTAGAGATCGAAAAGGTAAAATTAAAATTATTAATTTGATTTATGGTGAACATTTCCATTTGAACGGTAAAGATTTTAATAAACAAAAAACATTAGGGGAGGGAAACTATAATGAAAAGAAATTATAAAATTTCTATTTTAGCTTGATGCATTAGTATCAGGCTTTTTGTTTGGAATAGAAGAAAATACTGGATAAAATGGTAAGGGATCTGTATTATTTATTTGATGAAGGTAGGGAAAACGAAATTGGAGTTGAAAGTTTAGCTCTATGGGATGATAAGAAAGGACTTCAAAAATATGGGGTTCAATATCGGGAGTTTAA
This genomic window contains:
- the pepT gene encoding peptidase T, giving the protein MTEYPTLLPRFLKYVQINSRSDENSTTVPSTKREKDFQKDVLMKELMDLGLKDVHYNEKSGCVIATIPSNIDYKVPVFGLLAHSDTADFNSVNVKPQITKNYDGKSKIRLGESEFYLDPEVFPHLKNYKGQTIISASGDTLLGGDDKCGISEIMTFAEYLMTHPEEKHGEIRIAFTPDEEIGTGAQHFDVDEFNADFAYTVDGEAPGKLDWGTFSAAQFSLDIQGVNVHPAVAKGQMINAIQVGIDFQNSLPQNEVPEKTDGKEGFFHLMNFEGTVDSAHLDYIIRDFERQGLEERKNLVKSIVKKMNEELGSERIKLKMWDQYYNMADELKKHMEIVDLARDAYKAEGLTINEDPVRGGTDGSQLTYMGLPTPNLFAGEENMHGRFEYTVLESMWKAVDILRQINKLNVERNK
- a CDS encoding tyrosine-type recombinase/integrase; this translates as MDRRKFGTHIFRYTHISKLAEKGYSLELISKRVGHHDSALTRRIYYHIIKKHKRNLILNLVN
- the rpoD gene encoding RNA polymerase sigma factor RpoD translates to MAEKKTTTQEQPSLDKVVKEVVKEVKKDKQIVDTDFTARLITPYHLEGKAVDQLVQEFEDNGISIVDEKGEPSKLALKKQKDVEKAELKDMSAPSSVRMNDPVRMYLKEIGRVSLLSADEEIALAKRIEDGDEEAKQELAEANLRLVVSIAKRYVGRGMSFLDLIQEGNMGLMKAVDKFDYRLGFKFSTYATWWIRQAITRAIADQARTIRIPVHMVETINKLIRIQRQLLQDLGREPTPEEIGAEMDMPTDKVREILKIAQEPVSMETPIGEEDDSHLGDFIEDKDATSPEQHASYELLKEQLEGVLDTLTDREENVLRLRFGLDDGRTRTLEEVGRVFGVTRERIRQIEAKALRKLRHPSRSNQLRDFLD
- a CDS encoding tRNA (adenine(22)-N(1))-methyltransferase translates to MEERLGHLAEMVDQDARLADIGTDHAYLPIELIKRKKIDFAIASDVAKGPLENAKKDIAEAGLQGKIETRLGSGLETLTDDDNLDTIVIAGMGGKLMTDLLEQAKNSKKLYPTLILEPNVGEPGVRSWLVDNQYKIVKEEIIEVSGHIYELIKATLQEKKVPLSEMEIQFGPELLKEKNSVFTKKWTNQLKYQTQLLSNLNKAKVKANDRIKETEKLIAEIKEVL
- a CDS encoding Nif3-like dinuclear metal center hexameric protein; this encodes MTQVRDIVKQLQEVFPEDIASKGDPVGIQIGSLSQKVTKVMTTLDVRPQVVEEAVENNVDFIVSHHPVIFRPARNLDYADPQNAMYANIIKNGITIYSIHTNSDKAKNGSSQWEAEELGLENIEPFAPDADGIAIGRKGKLPHKMTAYDFAYYVKNKMNLKMARLITPSNEKEISTVGLICGDGGKFWKRAVEEEVDAFVTGDIYYHVGHDIISSGLTVVDPGHYSEKLFKYKVAELLEKWNKEKSWKTEVIISEVSTNPFQDLF